From a single Streptomyces sp. NBC_00377 genomic region:
- the gnd gene encoding phosphogluconate dehydrogenase (NAD(+)-dependent, decarboxylating), whose protein sequence is MELGLIGLGKMGGNMRERIRRAGHTVVGYDRNPDLADVHSLEELVGKLKGPRVIWVMVPAGAATQSTVDELAELLEPGDVVVDGGNSRWTDDEKHAEELAAKGIGFVDCGVSGGVWGLENGYALMYGGDAAHVAKVQPVFDALKPEGDFGAVHAGKVGAGHFAKMVHNGIEYAMMQAYAEGWELLEKVDSVTDVREVFRSWQEGTVIRSWLLDLAVNALDEDEHLDKLRGFAQDSGEGRWTVEAAIDNAVPLPAITASLFARFASRQDDSPQMKMIAALRNQFGGHAVEKK, encoded by the coding sequence ATGGAGCTCGGTCTCATCGGCCTCGGCAAGATGGGCGGCAACATGCGCGAGCGGATCCGCCGCGCGGGCCACACCGTCGTCGGATACGACCGCAACCCGGACCTCGCCGATGTCCACAGCCTCGAGGAACTCGTGGGCAAGCTCAAGGGTCCGCGCGTGATCTGGGTGATGGTCCCGGCGGGTGCGGCCACCCAGTCGACCGTCGACGAGCTCGCCGAACTGCTGGAGCCCGGCGATGTCGTCGTGGACGGCGGCAACTCCCGCTGGACGGACGACGAGAAGCACGCCGAGGAGCTGGCCGCCAAGGGCATCGGCTTCGTCGACTGCGGCGTCTCCGGCGGCGTCTGGGGCCTGGAGAACGGCTACGCGCTGATGTACGGCGGCGACGCCGCACACGTGGCGAAGGTGCAGCCGGTCTTCGACGCGCTCAAGCCCGAGGGCGACTTCGGCGCGGTGCACGCCGGGAAGGTCGGCGCCGGCCACTTCGCGAAGATGGTCCACAACGGCATCGAGTACGCCATGATGCAGGCCTACGCCGAGGGCTGGGAGCTGCTGGAGAAGGTCGACTCCGTCACGGACGTGCGTGAGGTCTTCCGCTCCTGGCAGGAGGGCACGGTCATCCGCTCCTGGCTGCTCGACCTGGCGGTCAACGCCCTCGACGAGGACGAGCACCTCGACAAGCTGCGCGGCTTCGCGCAGGACTCCGGCGAGGGCCGCTGGACGGTCGAGGCCGCCATCGACAACGCCGTGCCGCTGCCCGCGATCACGGCCTCGCTGTTCGCGCGGTTCGCGTCCCGTCAGGACGACTCGCCGCAGATGAAGATGATCGCGGCGCTGCGCAACCAGTTCGGCGGCCACGCGGTCGAGAAGAAGTAG
- the dnaN gene encoding DNA polymerase III subunit beta, giving the protein MKIRVERDVLAEAVAWAARSLPARPPAPVLAGLLLKAEDGQLSLSSFDYEVSARVSVETEVEEEGTVLVSGRLLADICRALPNRPVEISTDGVRATVVCGSSRFTLHTLPVEEYPSLPQMPNATGTVPGEVFASAAAQVAIAAGRDDTLPVLTGVRIEIEGDTVTLASTDRYRFAVREFLWKPENPEASAVALVPAKTLLDTAKALTSGDSVILALSGSGSGEGLIGFEGAGRRTTTRLLEGDLPKYRTLFPTEFNSVAVIETAPFVEAVKRVALVAERNTPVRLSFEQGVLILEAGSSDDAQAVERVDAQLEGDDISIAFNPTFLLDGLSAIDSPVAQLSFTTSTKPALLSGKPALDAEADDAYKYLIMPVRLSG; this is encoded by the coding sequence GTGAAGATCCGGGTGGAACGCGACGTACTCGCGGAGGCCGTGGCCTGGGCGGCACGCAGCCTCCCGGCCCGTCCGCCGGCGCCTGTCCTCGCCGGCCTGCTGCTGAAGGCCGAGGACGGCCAGCTGAGTCTGTCCAGCTTCGACTACGAGGTCTCGGCGCGGGTCTCCGTCGAGACCGAGGTCGAGGAGGAGGGCACGGTCCTCGTCTCCGGCCGCCTGCTGGCGGACATCTGCCGCGCCCTGCCCAACCGGCCCGTGGAGATCTCCACGGACGGTGTACGGGCGACGGTGGTCTGCGGCTCCTCGCGCTTCACCCTGCACACACTGCCTGTGGAGGAGTACCCGTCCCTGCCGCAGATGCCGAACGCGACGGGCACGGTCCCCGGCGAGGTCTTCGCCTCCGCCGCCGCTCAGGTGGCCATCGCCGCCGGCCGTGACGACACGCTGCCCGTCCTCACCGGTGTGCGCATCGAGATCGAGGGCGACACGGTCACGCTGGCGTCCACCGACCGCTACCGCTTCGCCGTCCGCGAGTTCCTGTGGAAGCCGGAGAACCCCGAGGCCTCCGCGGTCGCCCTGGTGCCCGCCAAGACGCTCCTGGACACCGCCAAGGCGCTCACGAGCGGCGACAGCGTCATCCTGGCGCTCTCCGGGTCCGGCTCGGGCGAGGGCCTGATCGGCTTCGAGGGCGCGGGTCGGCGTACGACCACCCGGCTTCTGGAGGGCGACCTCCCGAAGTACCGCACCCTGTTCCCGACGGAGTTCAACTCCGTCGCCGTGATCGAGACCGCCCCCTTCGTGGAGGCCGTCAAGCGCGTGGCCCTGGTCGCCGAGCGCAACACCCCGGTGCGCCTCAGCTTCGAGCAGGGCGTGCTCATCCTGGAGGCCGGCTCCAGCGACGACGCACAGGCTGTGGAGCGGGTCGACGCACAGCTCGAGGGCGACGACATCTCGATCGCCTTCAACCCGACCTTCCTGCTGGACGGCTTGAGCGCCATCGACTCACCCGTCGCCCAGCTGTCCTTCACGACGTCCACGAAGCCCGCGCTGCTCAGCGGCAAGCCGGCTCTGGACGCGGAGGCGGACGACGCCTACAAGTACCTGATCATGCCGGTGCGTCTGAGCGGCTGA